Within Protaetiibacter intestinalis, the genomic segment GGGTAGCTACGGCGGGAGGCGAGCTGCGCGACCGCCTGCGGGTCGAGGCCCGCCGCCCACTGGATGACGGAGTGCCCCTCGACGTCGATCCCGCGTCGCCCGGCGCGCCCGGTCAGCTGGGTGTACTCCCCCGGCGTGATCGGCACCCGCGCCTCGCCGTTGAACTTCTCGAGCTTCTCGAGCACGACGGTGCGGGCGGGCATGTTGACGCCGAGCGCGAGGGTCTCGGTCGCGAAGACCACCTTCACGAGCTTGCGCTGGAAGAGCTCCTCGACGACCTCCTTGAAGGTCGGGATCATCCCGGCGTGGTGGGCGGCGATGCCGCGCTCCAGGCCCTCGAGCCAGCCGAAGTAGCCGAGCACCCCGAGATCCTCGTCGCGCAGACCCGCGCAGCGCTCCTCGACGAGGTGGCGGATCTCGTCGCGCTCCCAGCGCTCGGTGAGGCGCACCTCCGAGCGCAACAGCTGCTGCACCGCCTGATCGCAGCCCACCCGGCTGAAGACGAAGAAGATCGCGGGCAGCAGGTGACGATCCTCGAGCAGTCGCACGACCTCCGGGCGGTCGATGCGGTCGCGCAGCACCTCGCCCTTGCGCTGGTGACGCCCCGGATGCTGCCCGCGGTAGGTGCCCGCACCGCGGCCCCCCGCGATCGCGAGCCGCGCGAGTTCGGGGTTGACCCGGGGCGGGGCGTCGGGCGACTGCGCCCCGTCGAAGAGGTCGGCGAGCTTCCCCCGCACGAGCACGTGCTGCTCGAGCGGCACGGGACGCCGCTCGGAGACGATGACGTCGGTGTCGCCGCGCACCGCCTGCAGCCAGTCGCCGAACTCCTCCGCGTTCGACACGGTGGCCGAGAGGCTCACCATCCGCACCTCCCGGGGCAGATGGATGATGACCTCCTCCCAGACGGCGCCGCGGAAGCGATCCGCCAGGTAGTGCACCTCGTCCATGACGACGTAGGCGAGGTCGGCGAGCAGCGGCGAGTCGGCGTAGAGCATGTTCCGCAGCACCTCGGTCGTCATGACGACGACGCGGGCACCCGAGTTGATGTTGGTGTCACCCGTGAGCAGCCCCACCCGCTCCGCGCCGTGCTCGGCGGCCAGCTCGGAGTACTTCTGGTTGCTGAGCGCCTTCATGGGGGTCGTGTAGAACACCTTCGCGCGGGGTCCGGCGAGCGCCAGATGCACGGCGAACTCGGCGACGATCGTCTTGCCGGCGCCCGTCGGCGCCGCGACGAGCACGCTGCGTCCCTCCTCGAGCGAGCGGCAGGCCTCCAACTGGAAGTCGTCGAGCTCGACCGCGAGGCGTCCGCGGAACGACTCCAGCTCGGGCGTGCGCGCCCGCGCACGGAACGCCGCGTAGCGCTCGCTCGGCGAGAGCGCTGCGTCGTCGGATGCCGTCATGCGCCGCTGAGACCGGTCTCGAACGCCGCCTGCCGGCGCGCGACGGCCCGGTCGTGCCACACCGCGACCCCCACCGCGGCGAAGTACAGCAGCACCATCGGCAGCGCGAGCAGCAGCATCGAGATCGGGTCGGCGGCCGGTGTCGCCATCGCGGTGAACACGACGATGATGAGCACCGCCCAGCGCCAGCCCTTGAGGATCGTCTTCCCCTGCAGCACCCCCGCGAAGTTCAGCAGCACGAGGAACACCGGCATGACGAAGGCGACGCCGGTGGCGAGCATGAGCTTGAGGATGAAGTCGACGTAGGTCTTGGTGTCGTAGAGCTGCGAGGCGCCCGGCGGCACGAAGGTGAACATGAACTCGACGATGCGCGGCAGCACCATCCAGCCCGCCGCGCAGCCGAGCAGGAACAGCGGCACCGCGGAGAAGAAGAAGCCGAACACATAGCGCCGCTCGCGCCCCGTGAGACCCGGCACGAAGAACGCGAACAGCTGATACAGCCAGATCGGGCTCGCGAGGATGATGCCGACGACGAGCGACACCTGCAGCTGGATGTCGAGGGCACCGGTGAGGCTCGAGAAGTTGAGGGTGATCTTCTCGGGGTCGAGGCCCAACTGGTCGGCGATGTGGAAGACGGGGCCCGAGATCGCCGCCCAGGTGCCCTGCCCGGCGAGGGCCTCGGACGCGCCCGGGACGAGCGGGTCGATGAGGTCGCCGAACCAGCTGAGGTCGTACAGCATCCAGCCGACGATCGTGCCCGCGAGCACCGCGAGCGCGCCGCGGGTGAGCCGCTTGCGCAACTCGATGAGGTGTTCGGCGAGCGACATCCGCCGCTCGGGGTTGTTCTTGCGGGGATTCGCCCGGGCCGTGCCGCCGGCCACGGCGCCTACGACTTGTCGGTCGGCGCGGAGTCGGCGGCCTTCGGCGCCTCGTCGGACTCCGACGTCGCGGTGCCGTCCGTCTTCGGGGCGTCCGACTTGACCTCGTTGCGGAAGATCTTGATCGACTGGCCGAGGCTCTTCGAGAGCGCCGGTAGACGCGTGGCGCCGAACAGCACCAGCACGACGAGCAGGATGATCACCCAGGTCCACGGCTGGTTCCAGAAGAGAGGGTGGATGAGCATGAGACACGTCCTCGTCGTTGTGTGCGGGTATCCCCAGTCTACGCGTAGCGTGCTCGACCGGCCGCGGCCCACTCCGCGACCGCCCGCCGGGCCTGCTCGGGGGCGATGACGCGCACGGTCCCGGGCATCCCCGCGATGAGGCGCTTGAGGCCGTGGTAGTGCGAGACCCGCAGGGTCGTGCGGATGCGGTCGCCGACCTCGCTCGTGAGCGCCCCGTCGGGGATGTAGTCCGCGAGCAGCCCGATCACCTCGGGCGCGGCCTCGATCGTGACCACGAGATCCTCCTCCGAGGGCTCGAAGAGCGAGTCGGGCAGTCGCACCTCGGAGGCGTCGTGCTCGATCGGCGATCCGGTCACGACGAGGTCGCTCATCCGGTCGAAACGGAAGGTGCGCAGCGCCTGCCGCAGGTGGCACCAGCCGCGCAGATACCAGTCGGCGTCGATCGACTCGACGCGCAGCGGGTCGACGTCGCGCTGCTCGAGCTCCCCGCGGGAGTTCAGGTAGCCGAACCGCACGCGATGCCCCTCGGCGACCGCACGCCCCACGAGCTGCAGCAGCGCGTCGTCCGCACCGCCCGCGACGGCGAGCTGGCTCGGCTCGCTCGAGGCCCCGCGCGAGAGCTTGCCGACGAGGGTCTTGAGCGCCGCGCTGTCGGCGTTCTCCGGGAGCGCCTGCAGGTACTGCAGCCCCGCGATGAGGGCCGCCGCCTCGCGCGCCGAGAGTCGGGGGGCGTCGTCGATCGCGACGTGCTGGGTGATGGCGATCTCGTCGTCCTGCTCGAAGGCCTCCCAGTCGATGTCGAAGAGGTCCTCGTGCTGGTAGGTCGAGGTCGAGCCGGGGATGCCGCTGAGGGCGACGAGCGACACCGAGGAGCGGATCTCGTCGTCGCTCACGCCGAAGTGGGCGGCCGCCTCCTGCACCGTCACCCGGTCGTGCTCGAGCAGCCACGGCACGAGGGCCAGCAGGAAGGCGAGCTTGTCGCGCGCCTGCGGCGGCGGGACGGAGCGCGAGGGCGCCCGGTGGCGGCGGTCAGCCATGGTCGTCCACCGTCCGTTCGAGGCGTTCCACGACCGCGTCGCGGAGCTCCGGGGGCGTGAGCACGAGCACCTCGGGCCCGAAGCCCGCCAGCTCGTCGGCGAGGATCGCGAGATCCACGTAGTGCACGCGCAGGATGCCGGGGGCGGTCTCCGCGGAGCCGCGGCGGTGCGCGAGCCGGCGCGCCGCATCCGAACCCGCGCGCACCTCGATCTCGGCGGTGCCGCGCTCCCACAGGGCCTCGAGCTCGGCGAGGGCGCGGGCCTTGTGGTCGCCGGGGCGCTCGGGCGCGGGCTTGCCCGCGGTGACCTTGCCGACGATGCGGCGCAGCAGGAAGGTCTTCCCCTCCCCCGTCGCGAGCTCCTCCGCGGTCAGGTGCCAGCGTCCGTCGTACTGCACGAGGGCGAGCGGGATCACCTCGCGGGTGCGGGCCCGCGACTCCCCGGGCTTCAGGTAGTCGAAACGCACGAGCTGCCGCCGGTCGATCGCCTGGGTGAGCGGCTCGAACGCCGCATCCCGCAGCCGCAGCCGCGGCGCGTAGCCGAGCACGGGCTCGTCCGCCGCGATGCCGAGCGCGCGCAGCTTGACGAGCGCGCGCCGCGACTCGGCGCTCAGCGAGCCCTCGCGCCACACCATGCCGGCGAGGTTGAGCAGCGCGACCTCCTCGGCCGAGAACCGCACGTCGGCGGGCAGGTCGTAGGCGCCCTTGGGGATGCGGTAGCGCAGGTTGTGGTTGTCGCCCGGCTCGCCGAGCGGCTCGATCGTCTCGAGCGGCACCCCGAGCTCGCGGATGTCGTCCTTGTCGCGCTCGAACTGGCGCTCGAGGTTGGCGTTGTCGCCGCCCGGCGCGTAGCGCTGCGCGTAGCCGCGCACGCTCGAGAGGATCTCCGCCTTGGTGAGGCCGGGCTCCGTGGCGACGAGCGCCAGCACGAGGCTGAACAGCCGATCCTCGACGGGAACCGGTGCCGGGGCCTGCTGCGAGTTCGTCGCCGCCTACTTCCCGGTCGAGCGCAGGCCGAGCACGTCGATCACGTAGATGAGCGTGTCGCCGGCCGAGGCGCCCGAGGGCCAGGAGTCGTCGGCGAAGGAGTCGTCGGGGGCGACGACCGCGAGCACCTGCGAGCCGACCCGGGCGCCGACGAGGGCGTCGAACACCCCAGGCGGAACGCCCTGGGCGGCCGTCGGGTCGTTCGCGACCAGCTGGACGATGGGCTTCTTGTTCCAGGTGGTGGAGATCTGACGCAGATCCGAGCCGTCGCTCGGCCACACCCAGGCGGTCAGGTTGAGCACCGCGCTGTCGCCGTCGGCGAGGGCGACGCCGGAGCCCGCCTTGATCGTGGAGATCCTGGTCTCGGTCGGCGGCTCAGTCGTGAGCACCGAGACGCCGGGGGTGCCGTCGGGGGCCGTGACCACGTTCGGCATGCCGTCCTGCGGGAGCTGGTTCACGCCATCCGCCTTGCCGAGGTAGATCGATCGGACGTCGATGACGAGGACGAGGGAGCGCGCGAGGTCGTCCTCCGTCGCACTCGAGGTGACGTCGAGGCCGCTGTCGCCGAGGGTCGAGGTGACCGCGAGGCGATCGCCCGGACGGGCGCAGACGAGCGCCTGGTACATGGCCCCGTCACGGCCCGCGACGCCGAGGAAGGCGTTCTCGTCGTAGCCGGTCGAGTCGAGGAACTCGCCGTTGGCGGCGTCGACGAGCGACACCTCGAAGTCGACGGTCGACCCCTCCGTGGCGAAGCCGCCCTCGCCCTCGACGATCACCGAGCGCTCGGGCGTCTTCGCCGTGAGCGGCGCCGGGATGCTGATCGCGGGCTTGCTGCCGACCTCACCGGTCGCCTCGACGAGGGCGGAGGTCTCCCCCGCGGCGATCGTCGGCGTGCACGACGCGGTCGACGGCGAGCAGCCGGCGAGCGAGGCGGCGAGCACCGTCAGGACGGCGACGGAGCTGACCAGCGCAGGGATGCGACGCACGGGGTCTTCTTTCGTTACGGCGTTGTCGGGGGTCCGCACCCGTCGGCGCGGCCGGGGTGCACGGAGCGTGTCGAGTCTACTGTTCCGTGGACGGCGCTCCGGACGGCGCGGCGCCCGTGCCGCCCGTCGTGCGCTCGGCGAGCTGCTGCGCGTCGCGCACGACGCGACGGATGCGCTTGTCGGTCTTGTCGCGCACGCCGAGGGCGCCCGGCGTCCACAGCTCGACGTCCTCGTCGTCGTAGTCCGACTTCGAGGCGCGGCGTGCGGGCTTCGGCAGCACGGCGCCCGGGGCGAGGCGTCGCGCGGCGATGAGGAACGCCGTGTGGGCGACCATCCGGTGGTCGGGCCGCACCGCGAGCCCCTCCACGTGCCAGCCCCGCACGAGCGTCTCGGTCGAGCTCGGCTCGGTGTAGAGGCCCGTCGCCCGGATGGCCTCGGCGACCCGGGAGAGCTGCGTCGCGGTCGCGACGTAGCAGACGAGCACGCCCCCGGGTGCGAGGGCGTCCGACACGACGTCGAGGCACTCCCAGGGCGCGAGCATGTCGAGCACGACGCGGTCGACGGTGCCGGGCTCCACGGCATCCGGGAGCACCTCGGCGAGGTCGCCGATGCCGATCGACCAGTTGGCGGGGGTGTCGCCCGTGAACGCCGTCACGTTGGCGCGGGCGACCTCGGCGAACTCCTCGCGACGCTCGAAGGAGAGCAGGCGCCCGCCCGAGCCGATCGCGCGCAGCAGCCAGAGCGACAGCGCGCCCGAGCCCACCCCGGCCTCCACGACCGTCGCCCCCGGGAAGATGTCGCCGATCGCGAGGATCTGCGCGGCATCCTTCGGGTAGACGATGGCCGCACCGCGCGGCATCGACATCACGAAGTCGGACAGCAGCGGTCGCAGCGCGAGGTACGCGTCGCCGTTGGACGCCTGCACGACCGAGCCGTCGGGCAGCCCGATGAGGGTGTCGTGCGCGAGCATGCCGCGGTGGGTGTGGAACTGCCGGCCCGGTTCCAGGGTGATCGTGTGGAGACGGTTCTTGGGTCCCGTGAGCTGCACGCGGTCGCCCGCGCGGAAGACGCTCATCGGAGTGCCCCGCTCGCGGCGAGGTCGTCGAGGCGGATGCCGTCGAGCCCGTTCGGGAGGCGCGTGTACGCGGGGCTCTCCGGCAGCGGCACGTGGAAGGGCACCGCGAAGGTCGTGGCGCCCGAGGCGACGGCGGCGGCGACGCCCGGCTCGGAGTCCTCGATCGCGACGCAGTCGGCGATCTCGACGCCGAGCAGCTCCGCGGCGCGCAGATAGGCGTCCGGGTAGGGCTTCGGGCGCTCCACCTCGTCGCCCGCGACGACGACGTCGAACGCGGGGCGGCCGAGCTCTTCGTCGAGGAACCCCGCGATCTGGTCGGCCATCCGGCGGATCGACATCGTCACGAGCGCCGTCGGGATGCCCGCCTCGCGCACCTCGGCGAGCAGCTCACGGGCCCCCGGGCGCCACGGAACGTGCTCCTCGATCTGCACCGTGACGCGGTCGGTGAGCCAGTCGATGATCTCCTGCGGCGTGAGCTTCACGCCCCGCGACTGGAAGACGAGCGCCGAGCTCCACAGCCCCTGGCCGACGAGCTGCAGGCCGTCCTCGTGGGTCCAGGTGCCGCCCCACTCGTGCACCAGCTCGCGCTCCGCGGTCATCCAGTACGGCTCGGTGTCGACGAGGGTGCCGTCCATGTCCCACAGGACGGCGGCCGGGGCGCCAGGTGTTTCGCTCACGACCGGCAAGTCTACGGGCGCGGTCCTATCCTGGGACGGACGCCCCCACGGGCGGAGAGGCGGCAAGGTGAGCGGACGACCCGACGACTGGGGCCACGAGGGCTCGACGCTCGTCGTCGCCTTCGAGGGCTGGAACGACGCCGGGGAGGCCGCCTCCACGGCGGTGCGCGCCCTGCGCGACCAGCTCGGCCTCGTCGCGCTCGTCGAGGTCGAGCCCGAGGACTACTTCGACTACCAGTTCAACCGTCCGGTCATCGCCTTCGACGAGAACGGCGACCGGGTGCTGGCCTGGCCGAACGTCACGCTCTTCGGCCCGGAGGACCGCTCCGACGGCCTGCACGTGCTGCTCGGCACCGAGCCGTCCCGGGGCTGGAAGACCTTCGCCGAGGAGGCGCTCGACGCGATCTCGGTGGCCGGGATCTCGCGCGTCGTCTTCCTCGGCGCGATGCTCGCCGACGTGCCGCACACGCGCCCGATCTCCGTCTTCGCCTCGAGCGAGAACGCCTCCGTGCGCGAGCGGTTCCGCCTCGAGCGCTCGAGCTACGAGGGGCCCGTCGGCATCATCTCGGTGCTCGCGGATGCGGCGGAGCGCGCCGGCATCCCGACCGTGTCGATCTGGGCGTCGGTGCCGCACTACGTGCACAACGCCCCCTCGCCGAAGGCGACCCTCGCCCTCATCGAGCGTCTCGAGGAGTTCATCGAGGTGCGGGTCGACCGCGGCTCGCTCGCCGAGGACTCGGAGGCGTGGGAGCGCGGCATCGACGCGCTCGCGAGCGACGACGACGACATGTCCGCCTACATCGAGCAGCTCGAGCAGGCGCGCGACACGGTCGACTCGCCCGAGGCATCCGGCGACGCGATCGCGGAGGAGTTCGAGAAGTACCTCCGCAAGCGCGACGGCGACCAGCCGCCGACGCCGTAGCCGCCTACGGCTGCAGCACGCCCGTCGACAGCAGCACGATGAGGGTGCCGCCGAGCAGGATGCGGTAGATCACGAACGGCAGGAACGAGCGCGTCTCGAGGTAGCGCATGAGGAACGCGATGACCGCGTACCCCACGACGAACGCGACCACGGTCGCCGCGATCGTCGGCCCGAGGCCGTAGCCGACCGTGCAGCCCGCGTCGACGCCCGGCTCGCACGTGAACGCCGTGTAGGTCTCGTAGAGCCCCGAGCCGAACACGGCCGGGATCGCCAGCAGGAACGCGAAACGGGCGGCCGCGGGACGCGTGTAGCCGAGCGCGAGCCCCGCGCTGATCGAGGCGCCCGAACGGCTCACCCCGGGGATGAGCGCGAGCATCTGCGCGAGGCCGATGAGGATGCCGTCGCGGTAGCTCATCTGCTCGATGGGCTTCGTGCGCCGGCCCAGCCAGTCGGCGAGCCACAGCAGCAGACCGAACACGATGAGCACGATCGCCACGATCCACAGCGACCGCAGGGTCGTCCGGATGGTGTCCTGGAAGAAGAACCCGACCAGCACGATCGGCACGGTGCCGATGATCACCAGCCAGCCGAGCCGCACATCCGGGTCGCCCTTCTGCACCCCCGTGGAGCGCTTGCCGCCGCCCCCCGGGAACAGCGAGCGGAACCACTTGCCGATGATGCGGGTGATGTCCTTCCAGAAGTAGATGAGCACCGCCGTCTCGGTGCCGAGCTGGGTGATCGCGGTGAACGTCGCGCCCGGGTCGTCCCAGCCGACCAGGTCGCCGAAGATGCGCAGGTGCGCGCTCGACGAGATCGGCAGGAACTCGGTGAGCCCCTGGATGAGGCCGAGGATGATCGCCTGGAGGAAGTCCACGGGGCGATTCTGTCAGGCCTCGAGCAGGAAGTCGGTCAGCACGGCACGGCCGAAGGCGAGCGCATCGAGCGGCACGCGCTCGTCGACGCCGTGGAACATCGCCGGGAAGTCGAGGCCCGGGCCGAGCCGCAGCGGGGCGAAGCCGTAGCCCGTGATGCCGAGGGCGCTGAGCGCCTTGTTGTCGGTGCCGCCCGACAACAGGTACGGCAGAACCTCGGCATCCGGGTCGTGTCGTCGCAGCGCGCCCACCATGCGCTCCACGAGCGGGCCCTCGAAGGGGCTCTCGAGCCCGACGTCGTGGTGCACGATCTCGACCTCCACCTCGGGGCCCGCGAGTTCCCGCAGCTCGGCGAGCACGGCATCCTCCTGGCCCGCGAAGGGGCGCACGTCGACGAGCGCCTCGGCGCGATCGGGGATGACGTTGTGCTTGTAGCCGGCCTCGAGCACCGTGGGGTTGGAGGTGGTGCGCACCGTGCCGCGCAGGAAACCCGCGGCGATGCCGGTGCGTTCGATGAGGGCCACCGGGTCCTCGTCGGGTGCTGCGTCGAGCAGACGCCGCACCCCGGTGAGCATGGCGCTCGTCG encodes:
- a CDS encoding DEAD/DEAH box helicase, which translates into the protein MTASDDAALSPSERYAAFRARARTPELESFRGRLAVELDDFQLEACRSLEEGRSVLVAAPTGAGKTIVAEFAVHLALAGPRAKVFYTTPMKALSNQKYSELAAEHGAERVGLLTGDTNINSGARVVVMTTEVLRNMLYADSPLLADLAYVVMDEVHYLADRFRGAVWEEVIIHLPREVRMVSLSATVSNAEEFGDWLQAVRGDTDVIVSERRPVPLEQHVLVRGKLADLFDGAQSPDAPPRVNPELARLAIAGGRGAGTYRGQHPGRHQRKGEVLRDRIDRPEVVRLLEDRHLLPAIFFVFSRVGCDQAVQQLLRSEVRLTERWERDEIRHLVEERCAGLRDEDLGVLGYFGWLEGLERGIAAHHAGMIPTFKEVVEELFQRKLVKVVFATETLALGVNMPARTVVLEKLEKFNGEARVPITPGEYTQLTGRAGRRGIDVEGHSVIQWAAGLDPQAVAQLASRRSYPLNSSFRPTYNMAVNLIEQFGRERTREILESSFAQFQADRAVVDLARKIREQEKSLAGYAEAMRCHLGDFTEYAGIRRELSDLERKQSRAQEGSRAERERRQRQVEQLRRRMKQHPCHACNDREAHARWAERWFRLKRDTDRLANQVRGRTGAVAQVFDRITELLLELGYLERDEHGRLGVGAPGRQLRRIYGERDLLVAECLRTGVWEGADAPTLAALASALVYEPRREDAGIVREFPRGRFRELFEATERRWSELSTLEEDRRLPETGPLSAALATATHRWAQGGRLDHVLRDTDLAAGDFVRWMKQVIDLLDQLSIVADGELGRTARTAIDGVRRGIVAYSSVG
- the tatC gene encoding twin-arginine translocase subunit TatC codes for the protein MAGGTARANPRKNNPERRMSLAEHLIELRKRLTRGALAVLAGTIVGWMLYDLSWFGDLIDPLVPGASEALAGQGTWAAISGPVFHIADQLGLDPEKITLNFSSLTGALDIQLQVSLVVGIILASPIWLYQLFAFFVPGLTGRERRYVFGFFFSAVPLFLLGCAAGWMVLPRIVEFMFTFVPPGASQLYDTKTYVDFILKLMLATGVAFVMPVFLVLLNFAGVLQGKTILKGWRWAVLIIVVFTAMATPAADPISMLLLALPMVLLYFAAVGVAVWHDRAVARRQAAFETGLSGA
- the tatA gene encoding twin-arginine translocase TatA/TatE family subunit; the protein is MLIHPLFWNQPWTWVIILLVVLVLFGATRLPALSKSLGQSIKIFRNEVKSDAPKTDGTATSESDEAPKAADSAPTDKS
- a CDS encoding helix-turn-helix transcriptional regulator; protein product: MADRRHRAPSRSVPPPQARDKLAFLLALVPWLLEHDRVTVQEAAAHFGVSDDEIRSSVSLVALSGIPGSTSTYQHEDLFDIDWEAFEQDDEIAITQHVAIDDAPRLSAREAAALIAGLQYLQALPENADSAALKTLVGKLSRGASSEPSQLAVAGGADDALLQLVGRAVAEGHRVRFGYLNSRGELEQRDVDPLRVESIDADWYLRGWCHLRQALRTFRFDRMSDLVVTGSPIEHDASEVRLPDSLFEPSEEDLVVTIEAAPEVIGLLADYIPDGALTSEVGDRIRTTLRVSHYHGLKRLIAGMPGTVRVIAPEQARRAVAEWAAAGRARYA
- a CDS encoding helix-turn-helix transcriptional regulator, with amino-acid sequence MLALVATEPGLTKAEILSSVRGYAQRYAPGGDNANLERQFERDKDDIRELGVPLETIEPLGEPGDNHNLRYRIPKGAYDLPADVRFSAEEVALLNLAGMVWREGSLSAESRRALVKLRALGIAADEPVLGYAPRLRLRDAAFEPLTQAIDRRQLVRFDYLKPGESRARTREVIPLALVQYDGRWHLTAEELATGEGKTFLLRRIVGKVTAGKPAPERPGDHKARALAELEALWERGTAEIEVRAGSDAARRLAHRRGSAETAPGILRVHYVDLAILADELAGFGPEVLVLTPPELRDAVVERLERTVDDHG
- a CDS encoding FKBP-type peptidyl-prolyl cis-trans isomerase; amino-acid sequence: MRRIPALVSSVAVLTVLAASLAGCSPSTASCTPTIAAGETSALVEATGEVGSKPAISIPAPLTAKTPERSVIVEGEGGFATEGSTVDFEVSLVDAANGEFLDSTGYDENAFLGVAGRDGAMYQALVCARPGDRLAVTSTLGDSGLDVTSSATEDDLARSLVLVIDVRSIYLGKADGVNQLPQDGMPNVVTAPDGTPGVSVLTTEPPTETRISTIKAGSGVALADGDSAVLNLTAWVWPSDGSDLRQISTTWNKKPIVQLVANDPTAAQGVPPGVFDALVGARVGSQVLAVVAPDDSFADDSWPSGASAGDTLIYVIDVLGLRSTGK
- a CDS encoding tRNA (adenine-N1)-methyltransferase, coding for MSVFRAGDRVQLTGPKNRLHTITLEPGRQFHTHRGMLAHDTLIGLPDGSVVQASNGDAYLALRPLLSDFVMSMPRGAAIVYPKDAAQILAIGDIFPGATVVEAGVGSGALSLWLLRAIGSGGRLLSFERREEFAEVARANVTAFTGDTPANWSIGIGDLAEVLPDAVEPGTVDRVVLDMLAPWECLDVVSDALAPGGVLVCYVATATQLSRVAEAIRATGLYTEPSSTETLVRGWHVEGLAVRPDHRMVAHTAFLIAARRLAPGAVLPKPARRASKSDYDDEDVELWTPGALGVRDKTDKRIRRVVRDAQQLAERTTGGTGAAPSGAPSTEQ
- a CDS encoding HAD family hydrolase; translated protein: MDGTLVDTEPYWMTAERELVHEWGGTWTHEDGLQLVGQGLWSSALVFQSRGVKLTPQEIIDWLTDRVTVQIEEHVPWRPGARELLAEVREAGIPTALVTMSIRRMADQIAGFLDEELGRPAFDVVVAGDEVERPKPYPDAYLRAAELLGVEIADCVAIEDSEPGVAAAVASGATTFAVPFHVPLPESPAYTRLPNGLDGIRLDDLAASGALR
- a CDS encoding PAC2 family protein, whose protein sequence is MSGRPDDWGHEGSTLVVAFEGWNDAGEAASTAVRALRDQLGLVALVEVEPEDYFDYQFNRPVIAFDENGDRVLAWPNVTLFGPEDRSDGLHVLLGTEPSRGWKTFAEEALDAISVAGISRVVFLGAMLADVPHTRPISVFASSENASVRERFRLERSSYEGPVGIISVLADAAERAGIPTVSIWASVPHYVHNAPSPKATLALIERLEEFIEVRVDRGSLAEDSEAWERGIDALASDDDDMSAYIEQLEQARDTVDSPEASGDAIAEEFEKYLRKRDGDQPPTP
- a CDS encoding undecaprenyl-diphosphate phosphatase, producing the protein MDFLQAIILGLIQGLTEFLPISSSAHLRIFGDLVGWDDPGATFTAITQLGTETAVLIYFWKDITRIIGKWFRSLFPGGGGKRSTGVQKGDPDVRLGWLVIIGTVPIVLVGFFFQDTIRTTLRSLWIVAIVLIVFGLLLWLADWLGRRTKPIEQMSYRDGILIGLAQMLALIPGVSRSGASISAGLALGYTRPAAARFAFLLAIPAVFGSGLYETYTAFTCEPGVDAGCTVGYGLGPTIAATVVAFVVGYAVIAFLMRYLETRSFLPFVIYRILLGGTLIVLLSTGVLQP